The region GCGCGCGGTGGAGATCCTGCGCAGCGCCGGCTTCAACATGCTCGCCGACATCGGCGTGGTTGATCATCTCCCGCTCTCGCCGCGGTTTGAAGTCGCCTATCACCTCCAGATCATCGATGCGGCGGCCAAGCCGGTCGTGCCCGCGCGGTTTCGGCTGCGCGTCTTCCCGGACGATGCAGATCCCGTCGTGCCCTCGCTCGTATCGATCTGGCCGAACGCGAACTGGGCCGAGCGCGAGGCCTTCGACCTCTTCGGTATCAAGTTCGAAGGTCACATCAATCTCAAGCGCATCTTGATGCCGGATGATTGGGTCGGCTACCCGCTGCGCAAAGACTACCCGCTTCGCGGGACCGATCGCGGCTTCGTCGCCGGCGGCCGCCAGGGGAGCGTCCCTCCGGTGGACCTGCAGCAATGAGCACGCTCGACCTATCCAGATTGGAAAGCAGCCCCGACCTTCTGATCTCGCAAGGCGACGACAGAGATTCGCTTGTCATCAGCATGGGGCCGCAGCAT is a window of Candidatus Eremiobacteraceae bacterium DNA encoding:
- a CDS encoding NADH-quinone oxidoreductase subunit C codes for the protein MPEQPPVRAERTRTAALLDTLRSALGEDLLEAVSAADMDEAAIGPSALLRAVEILRSAGFNMLADIGVVDHLPLSPRFEVAYHLQIIDAAAKPVVPARFRLRVFPDDADPVVPSLVSIWPNANWAEREAFDLFGIKFEGHINLKRILMPDDWVGYPLRKDYPLRGTDRGFVAGGRQGSVPPVDLQQ